atctctaggacacagtttccttctataatcaacaacacacactataagtgataccatttcccaacttatcgggtttattgattcatcgaactaaatctcacccattgataaattaaagaaataaatgtcaaatatatgtgcttgttattatattagaattaagagcacacacttccataataactgaggtctttgttcctttataaagtcagtataaaagaaacgacctcatatggtcctactcaatacactctgagtgtactagtgtaattatatagtcaagataaactaataactaattacactacgaccttctaatggtttgttcctttccattttggtcgtgagcttctgtttataatttataaggtactgataacattatcttctgcatgtgacaccacatactatgttatctacaatataaattaattgaacaactacaactaaatgtagacaatttaaccaaatgtgattctttattcataatgaatgtttacaaaacttaggctttcagtatatactccaacaCGATGAAATGGAACAGTGggcggtggtgcttccgctcggcctccagacGCGGACGTCACTTGTTGTTCCATCctctcggcttgcgccttctgtttctgttgctccacaagcttagctgctcttgcctcgatcagagcgtcgagctcctccgtggagagcatcaccgtatgcggtgtccagcttcgtccattgcttccgctcagATGCAAGTGTgtttccacagacggcgccaatttgatcatgtccgaacgctgaattgATGGACGCTGGGCTCGTGGCGCTCTCCAAACCGATGATGTGGATCTCTCaccggccgtatggatctccggcgaacctgcaaagaagtcgggccgggaaggggttcccggcgacgaccctccgacgctcaagtcaggcaagaggaaactatgaagtggcttcgaatctcagagaatgcgtacctccggcgaagtctgggggctcttatatagagctgcgaAGAGACTTATGCATATATACGAAGGCGaacacgtgtcctcttaccacacctcagtatgggcttgtcagaggagcttgcctgacaccatgctgctacagcccgagcacctctctgatgggacgacaGAACCTTCTGTCATAAGGTTCTACGTATGACTTGGTCGTTGGACATGCTTGTTGTTAGAATATGTTCCCCCGATGTTTcgcttgtccttttgtctcttctgtcccTACGCCGAGCGTCCAGCCGCTCGGCGGGCttatcacgtccgaccggacgtcaTTATCAGTCCGACCGGGAAAATGCccggtcgcgtgctcggctgagacttccttcacagcattgctgctttacgcctcggccgagcggaaggacgctCGACCCGGCGactctgttcaccatgagcgtcggaaacccaactcctagtcgggttgtctttgattccgcttggacccgttcggccggttgaccctACTCTTCTGCGATCGGccgtttgacttttgacctccacgtagtGTTGACTTCTCTCAAAGGGGGTCCCGCATCCGTACCGCCGGATCACATATTAAAATTATTCCCAATTGTTGGTTGATGCAACGCCAACGAATTATCTAATAGAATTACGGACGGAATTAATCGATTAGTTTAGACGCATGTCTCAGCATGATATAGGTGTCGACTGACACGGGCCTGAGCATGTTCACTCCTTTCCTGAACTAGAAATTTATTCGATTCCAGCGAGACTGCTTCCTTTGCACTTCGaatattgtattgtatttttaGACACAGGCATATGCTCTTCTAAATAGCTCAACATTTTTAGAATCGTAGAGATTTCCTTTTTGTTAATGGGAAATCCAATTAAATCTGCATCAATAACACATTCGGAATCTAATAAAATGAATATAAAAAAGACTAAAGATCTGCCTAACCGAATTATTTATGCAATCCAACATTTTTGGGCTCGGATCGTGGTGGACCGCACGCAGCAGCAGATTGGGCCGACTGGAAAACAGTCTGCTCGGTTTAGTTTCGATCGGTATCTACTTAATTTGCCTGAAGAGCAAAAGAACGCACGAAAACCGACGCTTCCTCGTGCACGCGCAACAGCAATGACACACCGTCTTCTCTCAGAACGCCACCATCGACCGAGATCATTCTGTCTATCCGCCATCGCTACGTTACCCCACCTGAACAGTTTGCTGGATCCTAAAGAAAAAAAGTTGgctaattcaatttcaaacttttttttttatttcacgtTGGGGGCTGGAAAAGCTGACGCGAAGGTGGGTCATATATTGTGCAGCGAGGAATCGATCGGCGCAGGCATGTCTAGCCCTTTCCGTGTGATCTATGTCCCTCGCTTaattgtattgtattgtattgtaCCAGGTTACATTGTCCGCTCACAGTAAATCAGGCCCGGAGTTGGTTGGGATCCAATGAAGACTTGCCCCCAGTTATGACATCGAGATGGACGCATCATGTGGGCACGAGTACGTGTGGGTGTCGAGCCTTAATTCAGGAATTTGTTGCTATAAAAACTCATGAGATGATCCCCCATCATCCTCATCAAGACAAGTATCCTACCtctgtcttgaacttcttctcaTGGCAAACCCATATAGTGATTGATCCTGCTTGAGACTGGCAAAGAATGAGCCATCGGTGGATTCGTTGATGTTAACTTCGAAGTTAATCACCTAGGACTTGTAAAGAAATTGATCAAAGCTTGAAGGGAAGTATACAAGGAGGGAATTATAATGACGGTCCGGAATTTTTCAACACAGCCACTGACACTCAAGTAAATCTCCGACAGAAAAGAATAAGGAAGAAAGTGAGTGGTCTATGATTTCTAGAAGTTTAATTAGGTGTGTGTGCGCAGACCTATGCCCGATCATTTATAGAGTTGTGACTATGTCCTCATGTTCTCTTCGTGTTTTGAGATTCCCACTTAAGTTACCTACATTTTCTGAAATAAATGTGTTTTCCCACGTTCTTCAAAGAAAATAGCTATGTTATCCATATCTTCCATGAGTAATGGTATAGAGCTTGCTCGGAGTCAGGAACGATGCAGAGTCAGGGCCGATGCGGAGTTGGGAGTGGCACGGAGTCGGGAATAGCTTGGACTATCGGAACAACATGGAGTCGGGGACGATCTGGAGCATGGAGCGACGCAAAATCGAGACTGACGCAAAGTCAGGAATAACATGGGACATCGAGAATAGCATGAAGTCAAGAATGATCTGACGCCGGGGGCGGCCTAGACCTTCTATTGACTTTGTTTGTCACCTCAACAAGACTATTGACTTCTTCTTAACCGTATGACATATTACCTCCCATATCAGTGATTATAGCTTTACTTGAATTATCGACTCATATtcttttttaactttttttttttttggctaattCATTCATTAGGTCCTAAAATATCTTCAAAATACTCTTATCTCTTCATCACTCGTCGAGCTATCATCTCTGCAATTCCATGATgatatatatatgctttagtttgACCATATTGGCCTCATACCGATGACATTGGCAATACACAATTTGATGATCTTAACATCTATACCATCATCACCTTCAAATGTGTACATGAGTCTATCTAacaacttttccttccctttgaCTCGGAGAGTGCTCCACAAACATCGTTACAACAAAGGTTTGACCATCCTTAATTTAAAAACAATTTCTTGCAACCGGACACACAAAGGGCGCACCTCCTTAATTGAAGCTTTTCTTATTTCAAATAGGCATGGCATGCTTAAACAATCCATAATGTAAAGTGGTTTAATTATCAAACTAGCACTGACAGCTCTGAAAGAAGAATGCGATTCATGATGTTAATTAATGATCGTCTTGTTTGTAAAAATGAGGTCCATGTCTCGATTCGCTTTAAATACTTATCTGATTAAAAATGTACCTTCTTCTGTGGCGTAAAAACAGTACTGGTCctgatttttttcttcttttaatttaagaATAACAAATCATTATTACGTCTCCTGatgtaaaaaaaatctgaaagatacaaatgaaaaatGTCCTTCGTTGAGTAATTCATCATCTCACACCACTAGCTAGTTCTCATTTTAGGGTCAATTGCAGATGATCACCAGTACTTTTTACTGTGCTTCTCCAGAGAAGTAAAAAGCTCAAAAGGAGCAGCCAATCTCACTTCTCAGACTTCTTCCATCGAACAATAACAAAGAAAAtttgctatatatatatacataaggCCAAAATGCATTCATTGTTTCTTAAATGTCATAATAAGTGACAGTAAGCTCTCAACTAATTAATTTCTAGTGATCGACAATGAGCTGCATGCTGAAAATCTGCAAAGCTAGTTAATTTCAGAAAACAACTACAACAGAGACATCCAATTCAAGAGATATTGTAGATCGATCTAGCTACaatacacacacacaaacacaaaggaaaacaaagccatcaaaactaattaatatatatgtGCACAGAATGTAGTACTCGAAACCACTTCTATCGATCAATAAAATACACACTAATTATTGAGTCTGACAAGGAAGATGCTCAACTCAGGGGCGCCGGTGCCGTCGGGGTTGATCATGTACAACGCCTCCGAGTCCTTCGATCCCACCACCCTCTCGAACCGCGCCCTCATGTACGTCAATTCCCCCTCCGCCGGCGCGGCAGCTTCCTCAGCCGCCGGAAGCACCCCAGCTCCCATCGACACGCCCCGCAGCAACCTCATCATCTGCCGCTCCTCCTCCGACTCCTGCTTCTTCCTCGTCGAGAACCCCGCCTTCCGCCCGTTGCAGTACACCGCCCACACGCACTCGTCCACCAGCCGCCGCCTGCTACGGCTCTGCTCCGCTGGCTccccgccgccgccgccctcGCTCTCCAGCGCGATCTTCACGAGCCCGGAGGCCATCTCGCGGTGGAGCGAGCTGGTGAGGATGGGGAGCTCGAGGAGGAGCACGGGCGCGGACTTGGGGTCTTCCTGCATGGCCAGACTAACGCGGCCACGACGGTAGCCGAACAGGGTGATGATGGCGGCGCCGCCGCTGCGGCCGGAGGACAGGGCTTTGTTCGGCCGGCCAAGTAAGGCCGCCATCTTGCAGCCGGTGGTGAGCAAAGGGATCATCTTCAGAAGGCGTAGGATCCCGGTGCTTCCTCCCGTCTTGGATCGCCGGGGAATGGCGGAGGAGGGCCGGAAGAGGGAAAACGGGCCCTCCGTTGCCGGGGGTGTCTCTGACTCCACtggtggtggtattttttgttttAGCATGAGTAAAGACAAAGGAGTTATGTTGGTTGGTTACTTGTTTTATGGTGTAGGAAACATGGGAGACGCTATAAAAAGACAAGTAACATTATTGCTCTTTAATTTTGTGGGTTATACGTAATTTTCAAACTTCAGATATCCATAAACCATTTATTTGAaccatatataaatttatatttgagaATTTTCATGACACTAaaaagtgtatatatatatatataataaatgattTCAAAGTTTAAAATAAAAGCATTAAGATTAGAATTAGAGTTATTTTCCAAACAAATTTTACCATGCGGCAAGAGCTTTGAAAGGCACCTATTACTATTTGATGAAATCTATACTTATATGGCGTTTTAATTTCCAGCATTTAGATTATTTCTTATCGAGTCTCTGTTCTTCACGGATTATAATCAATTTATTTAGTTAAAGTATGGTCACAAGTTTTTAGTCGGATCGAATTTAAAGTTGGTTCATGAATGAAAATTCATGCTGTAGAGACACTTCGATTGAGATCTACCGATCAACAATTTCCCTGTTTACTTCATCTGAAAGGGAAGAAGAGCAGTTTTGAGGCTTCATCCAATATGCTTTTTAAATAAACAAATGTCTTCAAGAGTTGCgggtagacctgaccacggttcgaaaCCGACGCTTCGGAATCatcggttcgacggttccaggcaaaTCGACCCTTAACTTTAACCGCTCAAggcggttacggttcacggtttgGTTCAccgttcacggttcgtcacggcttgcacttatttaagttgcctacatatccctttaggggaatcaaagcccgcgtagtttttttatatttttatccttttacattttcttttatatttttatgcttttacattttcactcactaccatttcctgttcctgtcgtatttgttcattcagtatcaaaatcttcaacttcgtcatttgaaagttgcattccttggattcttttttcCGCTCTggccaatcgtccagtaatgcttgggcttccaatgagtcgggagacaaagttgatcgtcgttcatctaatatgttgccgctggcactgaacgtctgctctacagcaacagttgacactggacaagctaaaatttttttgcgatcacggagagaacgggaaagctttgagccttctgtgaccaccactttaagatattgaagttttcgctatctgcttcattaaaatcaaaagaagtcgtaaaataattctcaagttcctatgtggaacttgaggatcctcatggacgttttgtccgttcatttaataagagttgtgtttttgtaagttttaaattactactagtagtttgttgtatttcagaaatattaatttgtgttccatattttgcataatattgattataaatatcatataaataaattttaacattatatataatattaactggatcaggggaagaagaatcttcaattggaattaaagcgtcataatataaagttaacattttttgtaaaatttttaatttaaatctaggatctaaagaaaatgcaattaaataaatttcaggaattaaataaaaatatttttctcatttagttttcatagctaagatgcaaggagataaagattcattattaatatattcatttaaaactaatactatattaaaaaaattttctaaaactaattgagcagtggtaTAATAAAcatcggaaagttgttcggttgcatcattaaatacttttaaaatttcacaaatactactacaaatatttcattgttgtgaaaataaatatatattagtattagtattttgtgcaaaaaatgagcataataattctttatattgaaatgaatcttgtaataattggtatgttgaattccaacgtgttggtacatcacgtgtaaattttttaggtctcatcccattaattttacaaaacctaccccattatttcattatagatggaggagaccataaataagaaattgcaattctaattggtttaatataactttctaaaatttttaaaccatctcgAACACATAGATTTAAAACACGGCATACAcaatgaatatgaaaaaataaacctccaataatagattgacaaacaaattttagatcatctatacaagcgtattggaactagcattatctaatgatattgaaaatattttatgagttaaaccatattcttctaaaattaaacataataattgtgcgatattatgagcattatgtgattcatcaaaaattctataagctaataatcttttttggagtttccaagagttatcgatctaatgacaagtcacactcatatacgaatgtgtttgccaatgatcactccaaatatcggaacataaagaaactttattatctaatttactaaattcatcaattaaattcttttttccttgttttactaattttttaattgtacgagtaaatgtagtcctaggaacacgtttagcacatggattaagagattctttacaaaaatcttcaaatgtgcatttagatccaaaactaaaagaaagatgttttacggaaacaaatttagctaatgattctcttaatttattatccgaatataaaaataaatcggaatcggtactaccgttagttgaagaaaatcttgataattgtgtttgagaacggtcgagtccatattccgtcgggtgcttcgtttctacatgtcgtttcaacaactcatagccgccgccggcttggaatttgtaggaagcattgcagtgcttacattttgcacgcatttctcccgacgaaaGAGTGattttctcaaaatgtttagtgaaaatagaagactttagaggaggaagttcccgaaccttagaagtaattgcatcgatatttccttgtgtttcgggtgtcggattcagaagatgctcgatctcatcatcggtggattgaatgttggaggTCCTCCTCCCGTGGATTCATTATTTACTTTCCTTtctgagctcgagatgatgcacctccgcggcctccttccattgtaattgaaaattggaaacgaaagcgtgtagagtctagagattagagaatacgaaaataaaattaagagtagagaagatgtgtgtgaaaaatgatgaaatgagctctctatttatagagttttgatagtaacagacactaaatcatagccattgatcaaaaaacggtcaaatgatcctaaccgttgaaaaaatatATCCAAAAACTCCTCCCAACgactacgaaccgccggttaaccggcggttcaagctgtttaagaaaaaaaaattatcagcTGAACCGACGATTCAACCAGTCGGTTTTACAGCGAATGAACCGGAACCGACGAACCGGATCAACGGGCAACtgacccgttgacccggttacgagcCCGGGCCAGGTCCGGGctagacccggcccggggtcgggtctagttGCGAGTGCAAACTTATGATAGATTTATTAATTAGaagaattttgaattaaataaataaaagtaaaaatcCTTACTAAGCTAAAAAAAattccatttttttaaaaatcaaacaaaatcaattacagtaattttattgcatatattattttattttcctatGCATGTAAAGTGTGTTTGGtttaaattatcatatatcatcttgattatgtgacataattaaaattatgatgaataaaatttattataatattgtTTAATTCAACTTGTAGAATAttcattttggaaaaaaaaattagaatatttttTGAACTCCCAAATCATACAACCTCACACTTTTAAGATTATCATATTCTAAATTATATTCCCTATGTATTGACGTAACGGACATGTTTCATTACCTAGAAATCTCTGGTTAaactaaatataattaaataatataatagATAATGaagattattaataatatttttcaatCAAAGATGTCATATACTTAAGATCTTAAGTTGGAACTGATATGACCAAAGACAACGGCTGAGAGAAAAATATGGTTGATGGGATAGGATGTGGTGGACCACGATTGGGTTTTATGGAAAGAAATATGGGGGACAAAACAGGAGTCCTTTTTGTGCTTTCTTAGCTGGGCATGTGCATTGTTTCATTACATCTCTGTGAAACTTGCAGCTTCCCTTTTATTAGCTGAGGAGCTTTTGTACTGAGACACTTTTTTCTCATGATTTTAAGAAAAGCCGCATTTGGTTTTGGAGGCTATGCCACAAGTGGGCTGCGTGCTGATTTCACGGAGTTCATTGGGAACAAGAAAAGATGAGCAAGTGCAAGAAATGGGAATTGCTTGGCGCGGACAGCTAGCTCATGTGCAGTTTTAGATGCATAGTGGACAAATAAGAAGATTGAATAATTTAAACGTCGTTCAAATTGTTGGAGTGGATAAACACCATTGCATTTGCACCAGTACGTTACCAATGGAGATGTAGACAATAGCAAAGACGCCTCCTCCATGTTTAGCAGAAATGAAACAAGACTTGAGAAGCCTTTCTTTCAAAAAAGGACTCTTCAGTTTCAGTCCATTTTCTCAAATCAATAACTTCATGAGAAGCTAGCCTTGAACTTGCATTGGTGAGGACTTGTTGCTAGTGTCTGGGTTTTCATGTTCAAAAGTACTCACTCATCCGGAATTTTTATCACCTCCGAATGCATTGGTGAGGACTCCAACTTCTTGAAGATGGCTAATGTCTCCCCATGTTTTGACAGTCCAATCACCACACTCAGAAACAAGGAACACATTAACAGATGTATTATGTATCTTCCCATCTTTACTCTGTGCAGAAACAGCATGTCCATGAAGTTCTCTCAACACCCCACCGTGGGTGACAATAATAACTCTTTCTCCTGGATgccataaaaagaaaaaaaaaaagaatttgatCATACATCTTTATTATGCTATCGATACAATGTGACAATATTTAATGCCCCAATTTAAGTATCAGCATAGCAACTTGTAAGGTTGGTTGAAGAATTGTATGTCAAATTTAAAGATCAATTCAAATGTTTACAGCACTATAAGGTGGATGATGACTAGTATATATTGGCACTTGAAATGAAATGACCATAAATGAGTAGTGTATATATAATTATACAGAATGGCTGCTAAAGCCATGCATTcatttcaaataataataaaaaaaaatttacatgttCAAAGAAATTATACCTATGTGCTTCCTAGCAATTTTCTGCATACAGGAAACACATCGCTCATTAAGTTGATCAAGACTTTCTCCACCTCCCTGAATACAGTAAAAAATGAAAGGAGATGAGGAAATAGTGGATGTTTGTCCTTCATACAAAATGTAATGCCATTGCTCTTTAGGAGTTAATTTTAACAACCTCCTGGAACATGGTGGTTGCTACCTGCTAGCCAGGTAGCCTTCTTGGGGTAATCAGTAAATTACACGGAGAACTTGAGTCAAACTGTTGTCATGGAGAAAGAGGAATGAACAATAAGAGGTTACACTTATGTTATTCTATTCATTTATACTTGAATATCATACAAGATATGAGGCCTTATCATTCATTCataaacaaaatattttaaaatcctaGAACACTGTCTTATAATAAAAGATAGAAGCATACAGGAATCTCATCTCGTTTGCTTGAAAGAAATTTCTTGTAGGCCTCAGGTTTTAGCTTTGCAGAATCACGTAAAGTTAAGCCCTGGAGATCACCTAGATGCCTTTCCCGCAAAGATGAATCCAATACTAcctaaaaaacaaaataaaccatTCATTAGctggaaaaaacaacaaaatgaaGCCAATCACAACATCCTTGACAGAAATTGAATTTGGGTATTTCTTCAAATGTCCTGCATACTTATTTCCATCTGATTATAACTGTAAAGCGTGATCCATGAAATATTGCAATTGCTCATTTACTTTGGTCGAACAAGGCAAAGTTAGGATATACTGTGGCCAAGTTGTAAACTCTCATTATAGACTGTTTTCAGACATTTTAATTTTACACCAACATTTGGCATCCAGGTATAAATGTTAGGTGATATGTCAAGATGCAAATATACAAGCTTGAACGTTAGTGCATCATCTATTCATTAACAGGAGAATAAACAGATCATGGTCAGACAAGCAACTCCTTAAGTTTATAATTTGGCAGGTTTCAGATTATTCTAGCAGTTTGAGAAAAAAACAAACATGAAACTACAATAATATTATCTGAATGGCACTCTAATCGCTTGTTTACTTGGGCATGAGAAGAAGCACAAAAAACACGTGGATGGCCTTTTTCATGTGTATTTTTGTTCCTTTCACTCCCCTACCATCTTTCCTCCTATTTATACACCCAAGAAAACAGTCATAATTTTAGAACCATCTCAAACAAAGTTGGTTAAGAAACTAGATGCTACACCAATATAAGTTTTGTTTATAGAACTATAGATACAAAGAAAAACTGTTGCTACAAAACTAATTTCATAACTATAAATACATTTTGCACATATGGCTAACTTTTAATGTAAAATATAGGAATAATGTGAAAATCCACTGGAGGAATACAAAAAATCTTGCAAATTTAGTTTTAGGTTCACCTCTGGTAGCCCACAAATGTCTGCAATAATGTTAGCAGTTTCAGCAGCTCGCTTCAAGTCAGATGAATATATAGCTGCAAATTTAGGCTCTTTAGACAGCCGACCAGCCACCTTGCAAATAAATAGAGATCTCCAGAATCAGAAGCACATGGTGCAAAATTTTATATGGAGATAATGACTGTAGCTTACAACAATTGCCTGCTTCCTTCCAATTTCATTAAGCTCTGGGTCCAAATGCCCCTAAAATAATGACACCATATTATTGGAAACCTTCGAGTTGATTGGTAATTTAATTGCAGTTCGTAATTACTCTAAGGTATTGGAATGCAATGGTTAATGGAGACATGCAAAGTCATACCATATGGACATCATATGGAGACTTGAAGTCATACCATCCAATAGGTTAATGGATTGTATCACTTTTCTGAAGTATCTGTAGGTGGGAACTAGATATCATATTGATTTGCCAATCACCACACAATGTTAGTTGATGAAGAGTATCACAGTTTGCAATGTGTAACAATAGGACATGGTACATTGATCAATGATTGAAAATCAATACTTTAATGCAAAAGAGTCCAAACAAGTCTAGAGGACAAAAAAAAAGATCGAATGAATGAAGACCATGAcatttttgtaattttatttttaaatcatataaATATCCAACTCGACGTATGCTTGGATGGCTTCTTAGATAATAATTGATCCAAAAACCTTGTTCATA
This genomic stretch from Zingiber officinale cultivar Zhangliang chromosome 7A, Zo_v1.1, whole genome shotgun sequence harbors:
- the LOC122000857 gene encoding phosphoglycerate mutase-like protein 4; its protein translation is MDSASSPEDLPRFAEIVVIRHGETAWNASRILQGHLDPELNEIGRKQAIVVAGRLSKEPKFAAIYSSDLKRAAETANIIADICGLPEVVLDSSLRERHLGDLQGLTLRDSAKLKPEAYKKFLSSKRDEIPGGGESLDQLNERCVSCMQKIARKHIGERVIIVTHGGVLRELHGHAVSAQSKDGKIHNTSVNVFLVSECGDWTVKTWGDISHLQEVGVLTNAFGGDKNSG
- the LOC121999894 gene encoding protein MIZU-KUSSEI 1-like, translated to MLKQKIPPPVESETPPATEGPFSLFRPSSAIPRRSKTGGSTGILRLLKMIPLLTTGCKMAALLGRPNKALSSGRSGGAAIITLFGYRRGRVSLAMQEDPKSAPVLLLELPILTSSLHREMASGLVKIALESEGGGGGEPAEQSRSRRRLVDECVWAVYCNGRKAGFSTRKKQESEEERQMMRLLRGVSMGAGVLPAAEEAAAPAEGELTYMRARFERVVGSKDSEALYMINPDGTGAPELSIFLVRLNN